From the Ruminiclostridium josui JCM 17888 genome, one window contains:
- a CDS encoding NADH-quinone oxidoreductase subunit B family protein has protein sequence MGIISKSRKKSPWIMHYDCTSCNGCDIETLACLTPMYDAERLGIINVGNPKHADILLVTGSVNKRNEIVLKNIYNQMPDPKCVVAIGACACTGGIFKECYNVLGGVENVIPVDVFVPGCCARPEAIIDGIVQAIGKLDEKAEAMKKVAK, from the coding sequence ATGGGTATAATAAGCAAATCAAGGAAGAAATCACCCTGGATAATGCATTACGACTGTACAAGCTGCAACGGATGTGATATTGAGACACTTGCATGTCTCACTCCAATGTATGATGCAGAGCGTTTGGGTATTATAAATGTTGGTAACCCAAAACATGCTGATATATTGCTTGTAACCGGTTCTGTAAATAAGAGAAACGAAATTGTATTGAAGAATATATACAATCAAATGCCTGACCCTAAGTGCGTTGTTGCTATTGGAGCATGCGCTTGTACCGGGGGTATTTTTAAGGAATGTTATAATGTACTTGGCGGAGTTGAAAATGTAATTCCCGTTGATGTATTTGTTCCAGGGTGCTGTGCAAGACCTGAAGCCATAATAGACGGTATAGTTCAGGCTATAGGTAAACTTGACGAAAAGGCTGAAGCAATGAAGAAGGTAGCTAAATAA
- a CDS encoding DUF1385 domain-containing protein produces MKKTTIGGQALLEGLLMIGPEYRATAIRKSDGEIIVEKHPQKPKGKLSKIPIIRGAVNLFSQMVIGVKALMYSAEFIDLEDDDKSYEPSKIEKFLERRFGDKITDIAIYFSVILSIFISVGLFILLPNLVAGFIPVKGVVIKNLVEGALRVSIFIAYLALVSLLKDMKRVWEYHGAEHKTIHCYEHGDELTVENVRKYTTKHPRCGTSLFFTIMIISILIFSFTGWHNIFLNAAIRILLVPVVAGVSLELIKFAVRHDIWLFKVLSAPGLMFQKFTTREPDDSQIEVAIAAFNEVIPNSGVSDDWGKD; encoded by the coding sequence ATGAAAAAGACGACGATTGGTGGTCAAGCATTACTCGAAGGTCTTCTCATGATAGGGCCGGAGTACAGAGCTACGGCAATTAGGAAGTCGGATGGAGAGATAATTGTTGAAAAACATCCGCAAAAGCCAAAAGGTAAGCTGTCAAAGATTCCAATAATAAGAGGTGCTGTAAATTTATTTTCCCAGATGGTAATAGGAGTTAAGGCTCTTATGTATTCTGCTGAGTTTATAGACCTCGAAGATGATGATAAGAGTTATGAACCTTCAAAAATTGAGAAGTTTCTTGAAAGAAGATTTGGAGATAAGATAACGGATATAGCTATTTACTTTTCAGTAATATTATCCATTTTTATAAGTGTAGGTTTGTTTATATTGCTTCCTAATCTTGTTGCAGGGTTTATACCTGTAAAAGGAGTTGTAATTAAGAACCTTGTAGAAGGAGCTCTTAGAGTAAGTATATTTATAGCTTATTTGGCTCTTGTATCACTGTTGAAAGATATGAAAAGAGTGTGGGAATATCACGGGGCAGAGCATAAAACCATACATTGTTATGAGCATGGTGATGAGCTTACTGTTGAGAATGTAAGAAAATATACCACAAAGCACCCTAGATGTGGTACTTCATTATTTTTTACCATTATGATAATTAGTATTTTAATATTCTCATTTACCGGATGGCACAATATATTTCTAAATGCAGCAATCAGAATTCTCCTAGTGCCTGTAGTGGCAGGAGTTTCATTGGAACTTATAAAATTTGCGGTAAGACATGACATATGGCTGTTCAAGGTATTAAGTGCTCCCGGACTTATGTTCCAAAAGTTTACTACCAGAGAGCCCGACGACAGTCAGATTGAAGTAGCAATAGCCGCTTTTAATGAAGTTATACCAAACAGCGGCGTCAGCGATGATTGGGGAAAAGACTAA
- the hypA gene encoding hydrogenase maturation nickel metallochaperone HypA — MDVHEYAVTQSMLKLVLDEAKRVEASKVLEIRLVIGDLSTIVDDSVQMYFDIMSEGTIAHGAKLVFRRVKAEFKCRECGEVFIKPATGFDCPKCGGLGMPTGVGREFYIESLEIE, encoded by the coding sequence ATGGACGTGCATGAATACGCGGTAACCCAGTCGATGCTTAAGCTGGTTTTAGATGAAGCCAAGCGGGTTGAGGCGTCAAAAGTACTGGAAATTAGGCTTGTAATAGGCGATTTGTCAACTATAGTTGACGACTCGGTGCAAATGTATTTTGATATTATGAGTGAAGGTACCATTGCCCATGGAGCAAAACTTGTTTTCAGACGCGTGAAAGCAGAATTTAAGTGCAGAGAATGCGGAGAGGTATTTATAAAGCCCGCCACAGGTTTTGATTGTCCTAAGTGCGGGGGACTTGGTATGCCAACTGGCGTAGGCAGGGAGTTTTATATAGAAAGTCTTGAAATCGAATAG
- the rpmE gene encoding 50S ribosomal protein L31 has translation MKEGIHPEYSEAVVKCACGETFTTGSTKKSLHVEICSKCHPFYTGRQKLVDTGGRVDKFKKKYGIVDNA, from the coding sequence ATGAAAGAAGGAATTCATCCAGAATATTCTGAAGCAGTAGTAAAGTGTGCTTGTGGCGAGACTTTTACAACTGGTTCAACAAAGAAATCCCTTCACGTTGAAATTTGTTCAAAGTGTCATCCGTTCTATACAGGTAGACAAAAACTCGTTGATACTGGTGGACGTGTTGATAAGTTTAAGAAAAAATACGGTATTGTTGATAATGCGTAA
- the prmC gene encoding peptide chain release factor N(5)-glutamine methyltransferase yields MNINEFIHYAKDKLKNANIETPVQEAGVMLCQVLNCTKAYLYAFGDRELSLDEKSKLEDMLAQRVKNIPLQYILGDTEFMSLRFMVTPAVLIPRQDTEILVEKVIELTKKQVLKGQNENSNVRVKVLDMCTGSGCIAVSIAHFCPQCDIVACDISQEAIKVAEANSELNGVRNRVEFFCGDLFEALKGNYRFDFIVSNPPYIETETICGLQKEVRSYEPELALDGGADGLDFYKKITATAPEYLNKLGWLVFEIGYNQAEKVSALMKESFINVQVLKDYGGNDRVVMGQLAV; encoded by the coding sequence ATGAACATAAATGAATTTATACATTATGCGAAAGATAAATTAAAAAACGCAAATATTGAGACCCCGGTACAAGAAGCCGGGGTTATGCTATGTCAGGTACTTAATTGCACAAAGGCATATCTTTATGCCTTTGGAGATAGAGAATTGAGCCTTGATGAAAAGTCAAAACTTGAGGATATGCTGGCTCAACGTGTTAAAAATATTCCGCTGCAATATATCCTAGGGGATACGGAATTCATGTCATTGAGGTTTATGGTAACTCCGGCAGTTCTGATTCCCAGACAAGATACAGAAATTTTAGTGGAAAAGGTTATTGAGCTGACAAAAAAGCAAGTATTAAAAGGGCAGAATGAAAATAGTAACGTTAGAGTAAAAGTTTTGGATATGTGCACAGGCTCAGGCTGCATAGCAGTAAGCATTGCGCATTTCTGTCCCCAATGTGACATTGTAGCTTGCGATATATCCCAAGAAGCAATTAAAGTAGCAGAAGCTAATAGTGAGTTGAATGGAGTACGAAACAGAGTAGAGTTTTTTTGCGGAGACTTGTTTGAAGCACTTAAAGGCAATTACAGATTTGATTTCATAGTAAGTAATCCACCCTATATAGAAACAGAAACAATATGTGGCCTTCAGAAGGAAGTCCGGAGTTATGAGCCTGAATTAGCACTTGATGGCGGTGCAGATGGACTTGATTTTTATAAAAAGATTACGGCTACAGCCCCTGAATATCTTAATAAACTTGGCTGGCTTGTTTTTGAAATCGGGTATAATCAAGCTGAAAAGGTTTCTGCCCTAATGAAAGAATCCTTTATTAATGTACAGGTGCTAAAAGACTACGGTGGAAATGACAGAGTTGTAATGGGGCAGCTGGCAGTTTGA
- a CDS encoding NADH-quinone oxidoreductase subunit C yields the protein MIENLVEITSDQLLAEVQKCKYDGYRFVTTTSVDNGDDTIDIVYHFDIDYKMKNLKITVKKDEEVPSISKVYVSALLVENEIKELFGVNITGIIVDYGGHMLLSEEELGSPMLRQQITIEKRGGNS from the coding sequence ATGATTGAAAATTTGGTGGAAATTACAAGTGATCAGCTACTTGCGGAAGTTCAGAAATGCAAGTATGATGGATACAGATTCGTTACTACCACTAGTGTAGATAACGGTGATGACACTATAGATATTGTATATCATTTTGATATCGACTATAAAATGAAGAACTTAAAGATTACTGTTAAGAAGGATGAAGAAGTTCCAAGCATTTCTAAAGTTTATGTCAGCGCTTTACTGGTTGAAAATGAGATAAAGGAACTGTTTGGAGTTAATATTACCGGAATTATAGTAGATTACGGCGGACACATGCTTCTTTCAGAGGAAGAACTTGGCTCACCAATGTTAAGACAGCAAATAACTATTGAAAAAAGAGGGGGTAATTCATAA
- a CDS encoding respiratory chain complex I subunit 1 family protein, whose amino-acid sequence MSINNILTAVIAIIAAPILGGLLFGIDRKITARMQNRFGPPVLQPFYDFFKLIGKQGIAVNQTQMVYVLGHLFFAIGALVMLVLKQDLLMLMFILAFSGVSLIMGAMSVRSPYSKIGAQREIMQMMAYEPVLLLMVVGVYKVTGSFMISDIFNHDKPLLYSLPLLFLAFIYVLTIKLRKSPFDFSTSHHGHQELIKGVTTEFSGTQLALLELTDWIDLVLLLGLISLFFAKPLWVGILIALVCYFFEIVIDNISARVTWQWMVKITWVAGIGAALVNIVWMYLIP is encoded by the coding sequence ATGAGCATAAACAATATTTTAACCGCTGTTATTGCCATAATAGCTGCTCCGATTTTGGGTGGATTACTTTTTGGTATTGACAGGAAAATTACTGCAAGAATGCAGAATAGATTCGGACCTCCGGTGCTTCAGCCTTTCTACGATTTCTTTAAATTGATTGGCAAGCAGGGAATTGCCGTTAACCAGACTCAAATGGTTTATGTTTTAGGACATTTGTTCTTTGCAATAGGTGCACTGGTTATGTTGGTTTTAAAACAGGATTTGCTAATGCTTATGTTTATTCTGGCATTTTCAGGTGTATCACTGATAATGGGTGCAATGAGTGTTCGTTCCCCTTACAGTAAGATTGGTGCTCAGAGAGAAATTATGCAGATGATGGCATATGAGCCTGTATTGCTGTTAATGGTTGTTGGTGTGTACAAGGTAACAGGAAGCTTTATGATTTCTGATATTTTCAACCACGACAAACCTCTGTTGTACAGCTTGCCTCTTTTGTTCCTGGCATTCATTTATGTTTTGACAATAAAGCTGAGAAAGTCACCTTTTGACTTTTCAACTTCTCACCATGGTCATCAGGAATTGATAAAAGGTGTTACTACCGAATTTTCTGGTACTCAGTTGGCATTGCTGGAATTGACAGACTGGATTGATTTGGTACTGCTCCTGGGATTAATTTCATTGTTTTTTGCAAAACCTTTATGGGTAGGTATATTAATAGCATTAGTATGTTATTTCTTTGAAATAGTTATTGATAATATCAGTGCCAGAGTTACCTGGCAATGGATGGTTAAAATTACTTGGGTTGCAGGTATCGGTGCGGCTCTGGTAAATATTGTATGGATGTATCTGATTCCTTAA
- a CDS encoding 4Fe-4S binding protein gives MFKMMENVFKNLTSKPATRMYPIEKREPFKDSRGQIEGIEIDKCIFCGICQRKCPANAITVNKAEKSWEINQFKCVICNACVEACPKKCIVASAEHKTAQTKKENYKAVQPPKEAESDNNKVTA, from the coding sequence ATGTTTAAGATGATGGAAAATGTATTTAAGAATCTTACTTCAAAGCCTGCAACCAGAATGTATCCTATTGAAAAAAGAGAACCGTTTAAGGATTCTAGAGGTCAAATTGAAGGTATTGAAATAGATAAATGTATTTTCTGTGGAATTTGCCAGAGAAAATGTCCAGCTAATGCCATAACGGTAAATAAAGCTGAGAAGTCCTGGGAGATAAACCAGTTTAAGTGCGTAATATGCAATGCTTGTGTTGAAGCTTGCCCAAAGAAATGTATTGTAGCAAGTGCAGAGCATAAAACTGCACAAACCAAAAAAGAAAATTACAAAGCTGTTCAGCCTCCAAAAGAAGCTGAAAGCGATAACAACAAGGTTACAGCTTAG
- the ytvI gene encoding sporulation integral membrane protein YtvI: MQLWNKYQSTIKKIFLILLIFATIYLSITYLLPFFAPFVIALIVSYINEPVIKLLQKLKISRKAAAAISLLFTMSVLGFALTVGIIKIYNELIVLQDNLTSYSSDISVKINKLIDKATIFYNGLPEQVTSAITKNLESFSEQIGSMITSVIQYVINTVTSIPRLTVFVIVTILGTYFISSDKKSISSFFYRQLPFSWRKNIVTLKKDTFKALLGYFKAILILMGFTFIEVSIGLFILNVKYAFLIALLVGLSDAIPIVGTGVVMVPWILWTIISGDMPLAMGLGIIYVLGILIRQIMEPKIVGSQIGLHPLVTLLAMYIGLKFFGIIGMFVGPISIIVVKRLQDSGAMRLWND, from the coding sequence ATGCAGTTATGGAATAAGTATCAATCTACAATTAAAAAGATTTTTTTGATTTTGCTTATTTTTGCGACAATTTATCTGTCTATAACATACCTTTTACCTTTTTTTGCTCCATTTGTTATAGCTTTAATCGTTTCCTATATTAATGAACCTGTTATCAAACTGCTCCAAAAGCTCAAGATATCACGAAAGGCTGCTGCGGCCATATCCCTGTTATTTACAATGTCAGTACTTGGATTTGCTTTAACCGTAGGAATTATAAAAATCTATAATGAATTGATTGTTTTGCAAGACAATCTAACCTCATATTCCAGCGATATATCTGTTAAAATTAACAAATTGATAGACAAAGCAACAATATTTTATAACGGGCTTCCGGAACAGGTAACCAGCGCAATAACCAAAAATCTTGAATCTTTTTCAGAGCAAATTGGCTCCATGATAACTTCCGTTATTCAGTACGTAATAAACACTGTGACCTCTATTCCAAGGTTGACGGTTTTTGTTATTGTAACAATTCTGGGTACATATTTCATAAGTAGCGATAAAAAAAGTATTTCTTCCTTTTTTTACAGACAACTCCCATTTTCCTGGAGAAAAAACATAGTCACCTTAAAAAAAGATACCTTTAAAGCACTTCTGGGTTACTTTAAAGCTATCCTTATCCTTATGGGATTTACTTTTATAGAAGTAAGCATAGGACTGTTTATCTTAAATGTAAAATATGCATTTCTTATAGCCTTGCTAGTGGGACTATCAGATGCAATTCCTATCGTAGGTACCGGAGTTGTAATGGTTCCGTGGATTTTGTGGACCATAATATCGGGAGATATGCCTCTTGCCATGGGACTTGGTATAATTTACGTTCTTGGCATACTTATAAGACAAATAATGGAGCCTAAGATTGTAGGCAGCCAGATTGGTCTGCACCCTCTAGTAACCCTCCTTGCAATGTATATAGGGTTAAAGTTCTTTGGAATAATAGGAATGTTTGTGGGCCCTATAAGCATTATCGTGGTAAAGAGGCTTCAGGACTCGGGTGCAATGCGGTTATGGAACGATTAA
- a CDS encoding nickel-dependent hydrogenase large subunit, which produces MSSTIVPFGPQHPVLPEPLHIKLVMEDEKIVDAIPAIGYVHRGLEKLTETKEFTQNTFVVERVCGICSVMHAMAYCQGIEELMNIEISDRAKFLRVIWAELHRMHSHFLWLGLLADAFGFESLFMQTWRDREKVMDIMEETAGSRVVISCNTIGGTRRDLTKEQMAKIITTVDEIKHDLEQVEAVFLNNYTVKHRLVGVGVLTKADAIEYCTVGPMARASGIAMDMRTTGYSAYGQLDFEPITHNDGDCYARTYVRLKEIYQSIDLIKQAIAKIPEGEHVVPFKGFPPKGDVISRVEQPRGEVLYYLRGNGTKNLDRLRLRTPTFANIPSLLKMLPGSQLADVPMLILTIDPCISCTER; this is translated from the coding sequence ATGAGTTCAACTATAGTTCCTTTTGGGCCACAGCATCCTGTGCTTCCAGAACCCCTTCATATCAAGTTAGTTATGGAAGATGAAAAAATTGTAGATGCAATACCAGCTATAGGATATGTTCACAGGGGCCTTGAAAAGCTAACTGAAACAAAAGAGTTTACTCAAAACACATTTGTTGTTGAAAGAGTTTGCGGTATATGCAGTGTAATGCATGCAATGGCTTATTGTCAGGGTATCGAAGAATTGATGAATATTGAGATTTCCGACAGAGCAAAGTTTTTAAGAGTTATCTGGGCAGAGCTTCACAGAATGCATAGCCATTTCCTTTGGTTGGGACTTCTAGCTGATGCTTTTGGTTTCGAAAGTCTTTTCATGCAGACATGGAGAGACAGAGAAAAGGTAATGGATATAATGGAAGAAACAGCCGGAAGCAGGGTTGTTATTTCATGTAATACAATAGGTGGTACAAGAAGAGACCTGACTAAAGAGCAAATGGCGAAAATTATTACAACAGTTGATGAAATCAAGCATGATTTAGAACAGGTTGAAGCAGTATTCCTTAACAATTATACTGTTAAGCACAGATTGGTTGGAGTGGGGGTTCTCACAAAAGCTGATGCAATCGAATATTGTACAGTAGGACCCATGGCGAGAGCAAGCGGTATTGCTATGGATATGAGAACTACTGGATATTCTGCATACGGACAACTGGATTTTGAGCCTATTACTCATAATGACGGTGACTGCTATGCAAGAACCTATGTAAGACTCAAAGAGATATATCAGTCTATTGACCTTATAAAACAGGCTATAGCAAAGATACCTGAAGGAGAGCATGTTGTTCCTTTTAAGGGATTTCCGCCAAAGGGAGATGTAATATCAAGAGTTGAGCAGCCAAGAGGGGAAGTTCTCTATTATTTAAGAGGAAATGGTACAAAGAATTTGGATAGATTGAGACTTAGAACTCCTACATTTGCAAATATTCCGTCACTTCTGAAGATGTTGCCGGGAAGTCAGCTTGCAGATGTACCTATGCTTATTCTGACCATTGACCCATGTATATCCTGTACCGAGAGATAA
- a CDS encoding NADH-quinone oxidoreductase subunit L — MDWYLLLAAILLPALSAALCYILKNQKLRIAVVSISTLLLFAVAGGFIALMINSPEGKLVFQMDEHVLEIVGWLIKGLDFLLFCYIGYIGIKHKKAIVLVLTVLQFIPWVLFEIFGVFGKVHEPEQAFIIDHLSLIMIMLVSIIGPIVTFFGLGYMKEHEHHLHLKVSRQPRFFMILFIFLGAMNALVMTDNLSWMYFFWEVTTLCSFLLISHDGTEIAIKNGLRALWLNSVGGVAFIIAILMVNTSLDTLSIQAISNSGMQGAFTGMLPIALGLLCIAGFTKSAQFPFQSWLLGAMVAPTPVSALLHSNTMVKAGVYLVVRIAPAFAGTRLGQLVAVAGGFTFVAASAIAISQSNAKKVLDYSTIANLGLIICCAGIGTRISLAAAILLMIFHAVSKGLLFLCVGTIELGIGSRDIEDMQGLFKKMPFTTVITVIGQISMLLPPFGVLITKWMAIETAVHNPLVLLFIILGSALTVVFWSKWIGIILTMSYKPKYHVEKLSFSIRAALSVLIALVMAASIGIAPLYNQFVKPQIVAFNIADKEMLSGTGMGVWLEKVNQAVYGGFASIIFFGVILILMVAIPIITNRIKPARLKPPYLCGSNADEDLRGLDFISPGDKVEKVVVRNYYMESVFGENKLTFWLNLAAGAIIIILLGVVIGL; from the coding sequence GTGGATTGGTATTTATTACTGGCAGCTATTCTGCTGCCTGCATTAAGTGCGGCATTATGCTATATTCTGAAGAATCAGAAGTTGCGTATTGCTGTAGTGAGCATTTCTACACTGCTGCTTTTTGCGGTGGCAGGCGGCTTCATAGCACTTATGATTAACTCTCCTGAAGGAAAACTGGTTTTCCAGATGGATGAGCATGTACTCGAGATTGTGGGTTGGTTGATTAAAGGACTTGACTTTTTACTTTTCTGCTATATCGGATATATAGGTATAAAGCATAAAAAAGCAATAGTTCTTGTATTAACAGTGTTACAATTTATTCCTTGGGTTTTATTTGAGATATTTGGAGTGTTTGGCAAGGTTCACGAGCCAGAACAGGCATTTATAATTGACCATCTGTCATTAATAATGATAATGCTTGTTTCAATTATCGGACCCATTGTTACATTTTTCGGTCTTGGCTACATGAAGGAACATGAACATCACTTGCACCTGAAAGTTTCAAGACAACCAAGATTCTTTATGATACTATTTATATTCCTTGGTGCAATGAACGCATTGGTTATGACAGATAATTTATCCTGGATGTATTTCTTCTGGGAAGTAACAACACTTTGCTCATTCCTACTTATTTCACATGATGGAACTGAAATAGCTATTAAAAACGGTTTGAGAGCATTGTGGCTTAACTCAGTGGGCGGTGTAGCTTTTATTATCGCCATATTAATGGTAAACACAAGCCTGGATACGCTTTCAATACAGGCTATATCAAACTCGGGAATGCAGGGTGCTTTTACAGGGATGCTGCCAATAGCACTTGGCCTTCTGTGTATAGCAGGGTTTACAAAATCCGCACAGTTCCCGTTCCAGAGCTGGTTGTTAGGCGCCATGGTTGCACCTACACCTGTATCAGCACTACTTCACTCAAATACAATGGTTAAGGCGGGCGTATATCTGGTTGTAAGAATTGCTCCTGCTTTTGCTGGTACGAGACTTGGACAACTGGTGGCTGTTGCCGGAGGATTTACTTTTGTAGCTGCCTCAGCTATTGCAATAAGTCAGAGTAATGCAAAGAAGGTTCTTGATTATTCAACAATAGCAAATCTTGGATTAATAATATGCTGTGCAGGAATCGGTACAAGAATATCTCTGGCAGCTGCTATTCTTCTCATGATTTTCCATGCTGTATCAAAGGGATTACTCTTCCTTTGTGTAGGTACTATCGAGCTTGGTATTGGCAGCCGTGACATCGAAGATATGCAAGGGTTATTTAAAAAGATGCCTTTTACTACAGTTATTACAGTAATTGGTCAGATTTCAATGCTTTTGCCACCTTTCGGTGTATTGATAACAAAGTGGATGGCAATAGAGACAGCTGTACACAACCCACTGGTATTGTTATTTATAATACTTGGAAGTGCCCTTACAGTTGTATTCTGGTCTAAGTGGATTGGAATAATTCTTACAATGTCATACAAACCTAAGTATCATGTGGAAAAGCTTTCTTTTTCAATCAGAGCTGCTTTGTCAGTGTTAATTGCTTTGGTAATGGCAGCAAGTATTGGAATTGCTCCTCTATATAACCAGTTTGTAAAGCCTCAAATAGTGGCATTTAATATTGCTGACAAGGAGATGCTTTCCGGAACTGGTATGGGAGTATGGTTGGAAAAGGTTAATCAGGCTGTTTATGGAGGGTTTGCTTCTATAATATTCTTTGGTGTGATTTTGATATTAATGGTTGCAATACCTATCATTACAAACAGAATCAAGCCTGCAAGATTAAAGCCGCCATATCTTTGCGGCAGTAATGCAGATGAAGATTTAAGAGGATTAGACTTTATTAGCCCTGGTGACAAAGTTGAAAAGGTAGTTGTTAGAAACTATTACATGGAGTCTGTTTTTGGTGAAAACAAGCTGACTTTCTGGCTCAACCTTGCTGCAGGTGCAATTATAATAATTTTGTTAGGGGTGGTGATCGGATTATGA